The following coding sequences are from one Nymphalis io chromosome 17, ilAglIoxx1.1, whole genome shotgun sequence window:
- the LOC126774706 gene encoding pupal cuticle protein 27-like: protein MSLIIICTLLALTSAAQLPSATYLPQSPGAPGSNQFGPSGQGSANDRPQQAAEKNSAILKLDQEIGENGFRYSYETSNGIQAEESGDAVQTRGAFAYKGDDGKIYSVTFTAGEDGFRPQGDHLPVPPPTPEEILLALKQNEKDEAAGIFDDGKYHPDNDGQDKVGGRPGQGLGSANHQGSFDSNSGYSY from the exons ATAATCATTTGCACACTCTTGGCTTTGACATCTGCTGCTCAACTACCGTCAGCTACTTATCTGCCTCAAAGTCCTGGAGCACCTGGATCCAATCAGTTCGGTCCAAGTGGGCAGGGCTCAGCCAATGATCGTCCTCAACAAGCTGCGGAGAAAAATTCAGCCATATTGAAATTGGATCAAGAAATTGGAGAAAATG GTTTCCGTTACTCGTACGAAACATCCAACGGCATCCAAGCTGAGGAATCTGGTGACGCAGTTCAGACACGAGGTGCATTTGCTTACAAGGGCGATGATGGAAAGATCTACTCCGTGACATTTACAGCTGGAGAAGATGGTTTCAGACCCCAAGGTGATCACCTCCCAGTTCCACCACCAACACCTGAAGAAATCCTTTTGGCTTTGAAACAGAATGAGAAAGATGAGGCTGCTGGTATATTTGATGATG GTAAATACCATCCTGACAATGATGGTCAAGACAAGGTTGGAGGAAGGCCTGGTCAGGGACTTGGCTCAGCCAACCACCAGGGCAGTTTCGACTCGAACTCCGGATATTCCTATTAA